The sequence below is a genomic window from Flavobacterium lipolyticum.
GAAAGAGAAAACAGCTCAGATTCTTGCACAGGAAAAAGATGTGGTAAAAGACAGTAAAGGCAGATTAATCATTAAAACCGATCCGATTTATTTTGATTATAATTTGTGGTACATCCGAAAAGAATCTAAAGTAGTATTAGGACGTGTGGTGGAATTAATGAAGAAATATCCAGACATGGTAATCGAAATTGGATCGCATACTGATTCAAGAGGAAATGAAAAGTTTAATGCCAATTTATCTCAGAAAAGAGCCAGCTCAACCAGAGATTTTATACTAGAGTCAGGTATTAATGCCAAAAGGGTAACGGCTAAGGGATATGGGGAATCAGTACCTATTGTGAAATGCAATCCCGATGAGGCCTGTTCAGAAGAAGAACATGAATTGAACAGAAGAAGTGAATTTGTAATTAAGGACTTATAATTGCAGTAGTTAAATCAACCCGACAGATTTTAAAATCTTGTCGGGTTTAATGTTTAAAAAATTAGTTTGAACCTTTTCTTTTGGCTTCTTTTTTATTTAATTTTAACCCACTGGGTGAAATTGAATAAAGATTAATTCTAACACATAGAGACATAGGTATTAATGCTCAAAAAAGGACAATAAAAAAGAAATGTTTTTCTTTTACCTGGTTTACTATGTGTATTTTAATTAGTGAAACGCCTTCTCTAAGTCTGGAAAGACTATGTTTCTATGTGTTAGCAATTTCACGCAATAGAATTAGTTTTAAAAATAACAATGATTTAAAAAATAATAATTATGAAAAACCTAGTTGTATCCTGCTTGCTTGTGACATGTATCGGACTTCAAAGCTGTAAAAACAATGAGAATCAGAAGGAGGCTGAAGCAGCTAAAGCAGCTGCTGAAACCATTGTAAGTACAGAATGTTATAAAGCTATCTATGAAAAAGATACTATCGATTTAAAAGTAAACACACTAAAAAATGGAAAGATAAGTGGTAACATGACTATGAAAGTTGCCGCAGCAACAGAAAGAGTGGGAGAACTTGCAGGAGAATTTCGCGGAGATACCTTATTTGCCGATTATACTTTTCAAGAGGTGACCAACAAGAATAAAACGTTTAAAAATCCAATGGCATTCTTAAAGAAAGACAAAAGACTTATTTTAGGTAACGGGACAATGCAGACTACTATGGGAGTTACTTACCTGGTAAAAGATAAACCAATCGATTTTGATCGTGTAAAATATAAATTTGATGCTGTCGAGTGTACTGAGAAATCAAAATAATAACCTCTAAAAAACAAATCCGACAGGTTTTTAAAACTTGTCGGATTTAGATTGAAAATACAGATAAAAAAAGCCGCTTCTTAATTGTAGAAGCGGCTTGCTATTTTTTAGATTTTATTCTTTATAAAACTTCACCTTTGATTTTTAAGGCAACTCTACCGTCAGGGTAGTTTACAGCATTTGTTTCAACGGTAATTGTTTTACGAATCGGACCGGAAACCATGTTGTATTTTACATCAATTTTACCTTTTTTTCCTGGCATAACTGCTGCTGCGGGTTTGGTAACAACGATAGAACTTACGGTAGATTCAGCACCAGTAATCAAAAGCGGGGCATCACCTGTATTGGTAAATTCAAAAGAGCGAACTCCGTTGTCACTTTTCGAAATTTTTCCATAATCAATTGTATTGTCTTGGGCTTCAAATTCAATTTTTGGGCCGTTTTGTGCATAACTTATTGTACTAAACAATACGACTGCAATAAAAGAGGCTACATTTTTCATTTCAAATTTTTTTTTAAAGTTGTAAGTAAATATACATTCTTTTAATTAACACACAAATTATTAATTCGCTTTTTATAGTGTACTTAATTATTTACTTTTGCTGTCAATAATTAGTACAAAAATTGAACCAGTTTTTCTGTTTAATTGTTTAGCCGTGTATCCGCTTCATCGGTTGATGATTAGCAAAAGCTGTAATTACAGTAACAAAACGATTGAACAAATAAACAAATTAACGATTAAACAACCCTAGTAAATGACAATTCCAGCACAATTTGACGCTAAGACGATCGAGAACAAATGGTATGATTACTGGATGAAGAACAACTATTTTCATTCAGAACCTGATCACAGAACACCATATACAATTGTAATTCCGCCACCAAACGTCACAGGAGTCCTTCACATGGGGCATATGCTGAACAATACCATTCAGGATGTTTTAATTCGTAGAGCGCGTCTTAAAGGTTTTAACGCCTGTTGGGTTCCGGGAACGGATCATGCTTCTATCGCGACAGAAGCAAAAGTAGTACAGAAATTAAAAGCGGAAGGAATCAATAAGAATGATTTAACCCGTGAAGAATTTTTAGCACATGCCTGGGAATGGACGGATAAATACGGTGGTGTAATCTTAGATCAGCTTAAAAAATTAGGAGCTTCCTGCGATTGGGAAAGAACTAAATTTACAATGGATCCTGATATGTCAGCATCTGTAATTCGTTCGTTTGTAGATTTGTATAATAAAGGATTGATTTACAGAGGATACCGAATGGTAAACTGGGATCCGGAAGCAAAAACAACGCTTTCTGACGAAGAAGTAATCTATGAAGAACAACAAGGGAAATTATTTTTCTTAAAATATAAAATCGAAGGCTCAGAAGATTTTCTGACGATCGCCACGACGCGTCCTGAAACTATTTTTGGAGACACTGCAATCTGTATTAACCCAAATGATGAGCGTTTTGCACATCTAAAAGGAAAAAAAGCTATCGTTCCAATTTGTGGAAGAGTTATCCCGATTATTGAAGACGAATATGTAGATGTTGAATTCGGAACCGGATGTTTAAAAGTAACTCCGGCACATGATATGAATGATAAAACGTTAGGAGAGAAGCACAATCTTGAAATCGTTGATATCTTTAATGAAGATGCTACATTAAATAGTTTCGGATTGCATTATCAGGGCAAAGACCGTTTTGTGGTTCGTACTGAAATTGCAAAAGAATTAGAGGAAATCGGAGCTTTAGCTAAAACCGAAATCCATTTGAATAAAGTAGGAACCTCCGAAAGAACCAAAGCGGTAATCGAACCAAGATTGTCTGATCAATGGTTTTTGAAAATGGAAGATTTGGTAAAACCGGCCATTAAGTCCGTTTTAGAAACAGGAGACATCAAATTGCATCCAAAACGTTTCGAGAATACTTATGCGCATTGGTTAAACAACATCCGTGATTGGAATATCTCACGTCAATTATGGTGGGGACAACAAATTCCGGCTTATTATTATGGAGATGGAAAAGAAGATTTCGTAGTAGCAGAAACTATTGAAGATGCTTTGGCTTTAGCTAAAGAGAAAACAGCTAACAACTTACTTACAGCAGCTGACTTAAAACAAGATGTTGATGCCTTAGATACCTGGTTCTCATCATGGCTTTGGCCAATGTCAGTTTTTGGTGGAATTATGGATCCGGAAAGTGCAGATTATAAATATTACTATCCAACAAACGACTTGGTAACAGGTCCGGATATTTTATTCTTCTGGGTAGCCAGAATGATCATTGCAGGTTACGAGTACGCAGGTGAAAAACCATTTACGAATGTGTATTTAACCGGTTTAGTTCGTGATAAACAACGTCGTAAAATGTCTAAATCATTAGGGAATTCACCTGATCCTTTAGATTTAATCGATAAATTTAGTGCGGATGGAGTTCGTGTAGGATTGCTTTTAAGTGCTTCTGCCGGAAACGATATTATGTTTGATGAAGAATTATGTAATCAGGGGAAAGCATTTTCAAATAAAATCTGGAATGCCTTTAAACTGATTAAAGGATGGGAAGTTTCTGAAACGATTCCACAACCGGAGTCTTCAAAAGTAGCCATCGAATGGTACGAAGCAAAATTGCAGCAAACCTTGGTTGATATTGAAGATAATTTCGAAAAATACAGAATTTCAGATTCGTTGATGGCCATTTATAAATTGGTTTGGGATGATTTCTGTTCGTGGTTCTTAGAAATGATTAAACCGGCCTATCAACAGCCAATTGATAAAGTAACGTTTGATAAAGCGATTGAAATGTTAGAAAGTAATCTGAAATTGCTACATCCGTTTATGCCATTCTTAACGGAAGAAATTTGGCATTTACTTGCTGACAGAACTCCGGAAGAAGCTTTAATCGTTTCGACCTGGCCGGAATTAAAGCCTTTCAACGCCAATTTAATTTCAGATTTTGAAAGTACTATTGAAGTAATTTCAGGAATCCGAACAATTCGTAAGGATAAAAATATTCCGTTTAAAGATGCGATCGAATTGAAAGCAATCAACAGTGAGAATATCACTACCTATTTTGACTCTATCGTTACGAAGTTAGGGAACATTTCAGCTTTCGAATATGTTACGGCTAAAGTAGACGGAGCATTGTCTTTCCGTGTAAAATCAAATGAATATTTCATTCCGATTTCAGGAAATATCAATGTAGAAGAAGAAATCGCCAAACTGACTGCAGAGCTGGTATATACCCAAGGTTTCTTAAAATCTGTTCAGGCAAAATTATCTAACGAAAAATTTGTTGCCGGAGCACCTGAAAAAGTTTTGGCTAATGAAAAACAAAAAGAAGCGGATGCTTTGGCAAAAATTGCTACAATCGAGCAAAGTATTGCCGGATTGAAATAATTCGCTTTGTAATTAATATTTAAACCCAACAGATTTTTGAAAATCTGTTGGGTTTATTGTTTTTAATCGTCACGAATTCACGAATTAATCATTTACTCACAGATAGTAAAAAATAAAATTTGAGAATTCGTGGCTATTAAAAATAGGTTTGTTTTACAGGTTCTCGAAGTATGGTTCTTAATTTTTCAGAAGCTGTTTTTCGAAAGTCTGATAAATAAATTTCATGGTGTAAACCATTTTGCTCGAGCTGGTGTGCTGTAGAAAACTCCTGTATTTTTTTCAGCGTTTGAGGCTCATTTTCAAAGGGGCCGATATGAAGAACCTGTATTACTTTGCCTTCCGCCATCTCGTAAAATTCTATTGATTTCGCCCGTTCTATTTGTTTCTTATTTACTGTACTTTGAATGGCTTCTTCTGTTTGTTCTTTAGTTACGAAATCCGGCATTCTGATCATAATTCTGTAATCCCACTCACTTCGGGGTATTTTTAGCGGAGCTTCATCCATAGAAATGCCTTTGTATTTTTCAGTATCAAAACTCCATAAGGCTTCCAGTTTTGGAACAACAAAATCATTATTTGCGGCTTTCTGCATAAATTTAATAGCATAAGCAGTGGCATACAAGGCCTGAATATTTTCCGAGAATTCTTGTCCCGAAGGATCCCCTTTTCCTGTAATCGAGATGTAATTTGTTTTTTCAATATAAACGATCTCAGGATTAGTTTTAGCCCTGTAGTATACTTTGTCGGTTTTTGTTAAATCTAGTTTGCTCATCTTTTTAGTTTTATTACAAATTAAATCACAGGATGTGACAACAGTATGTCAGCAGAAATATTCTACATCTTTTTTCTTAAAAAAATAGCCACGAATTCACGAATTGTTTGTTTTCATAGTTAGTAAAAAATAAAATTCGAGAATTCGTGGCTATCAAAAGAAGCTGTTGCTTTTTTTTAAAAAGGAGGAAACGCCACGAATTCACGAATTGTTTGTTTTCATGGATAGTAAAAAATAAAATTCGAGAATTCGTGGCTATAAAAAGAAGCTGTTGCTTTTTTCAAAAAAGAGAAAACGCCACGAATTCACGAATTGTTTGTTTTCATGGATAGTAAAAAATAAAATTCGAAAATTCGTGGCGATTAAAAATAAGCCGTTATTTTTTCTTCTTCAAAAACAAAAATACAGGATAAGAAATCAAAGTGAGAACAACGATTATAGCAAAACCTTTTGGATCGCTGAA
It includes:
- a CDS encoding DUF1573 domain-containing protein produces the protein MKNVASFIAVVLFSTISYAQNGPKIEFEAQDNTIDYGKISKSDNGVRSFEFTNTGDAPLLITGAESTVSSIVVTKPAAAVMPGKKGKIDVKYNMVSGPIRKTITVETNAVNYPDGRVALKIKGEVL
- a CDS encoding valine--tRNA ligase — translated: MTIPAQFDAKTIENKWYDYWMKNNYFHSEPDHRTPYTIVIPPPNVTGVLHMGHMLNNTIQDVLIRRARLKGFNACWVPGTDHASIATEAKVVQKLKAEGINKNDLTREEFLAHAWEWTDKYGGVILDQLKKLGASCDWERTKFTMDPDMSASVIRSFVDLYNKGLIYRGYRMVNWDPEAKTTLSDEEVIYEEQQGKLFFLKYKIEGSEDFLTIATTRPETIFGDTAICINPNDERFAHLKGKKAIVPICGRVIPIIEDEYVDVEFGTGCLKVTPAHDMNDKTLGEKHNLEIVDIFNEDATLNSFGLHYQGKDRFVVRTEIAKELEEIGALAKTEIHLNKVGTSERTKAVIEPRLSDQWFLKMEDLVKPAIKSVLETGDIKLHPKRFENTYAHWLNNIRDWNISRQLWWGQQIPAYYYGDGKEDFVVAETIEDALALAKEKTANNLLTAADLKQDVDALDTWFSSWLWPMSVFGGIMDPESADYKYYYPTNDLVTGPDILFFWVARMIIAGYEYAGEKPFTNVYLTGLVRDKQRRKMSKSLGNSPDPLDLIDKFSADGVRVGLLLSASAGNDIMFDEELCNQGKAFSNKIWNAFKLIKGWEVSETIPQPESSKVAIEWYEAKLQQTLVDIEDNFEKYRISDSLMAIYKLVWDDFCSWFLEMIKPAYQQPIDKVTFDKAIEMLESNLKLLHPFMPFLTEEIWHLLADRTPEEALIVSTWPELKPFNANLISDFESTIEVISGIRTIRKDKNIPFKDAIELKAINSENITTYFDSIVTKLGNISAFEYVTAKVDGALSFRVKSNEYFIPISGNINVEEEIAKLTAELVYTQGFLKSVQAKLSNEKFVAGAPEKVLANEKQKEADALAKIATIEQSIAGLK
- a CDS encoding GyrI-like domain-containing protein yields the protein MSKLDLTKTDKVYYRAKTNPEIVYIEKTNYISITGKGDPSGQEFSENIQALYATAYAIKFMQKAANNDFVVPKLEALWSFDTEKYKGISMDEAPLKIPRSEWDYRIMIRMPDFVTKEQTEEAIQSTVNKKQIERAKSIEFYEMAEGKVIQVLHIGPFENEPQTLKKIQEFSTAHQLEQNGLHHEIYLSDFRKTASEKLRTILREPVKQTYF